The genomic stretch GCGCGATCACGCCATTGCTCGTGATCGTCCTCTTCACCATCTTCGCGCGCGTCCCGCTGGGGCGGCTTCGCGCAGCGGCGCGCGATCGGCGATACGTGCTCACGGTCATCGGACTGAATTTCGGGAGCGCGCCGGTGCTCGCCTTCTTGCTGGGGAGTCTCTTTCTGCCGGATGTGCCGGAGTTGCGCGTCGGACTCTTCTTGGCCCTACTGACGCCGTGCACGGATTGGTATTTGATCTTCACGCATTTGGTCGGCGGAGATGTGGCGCGCAATCTCGCCGTATTGCCGTGGAATCTGATTTTGCAGGTCGCGCTCCTGCCCGTCTATCTCTGGCTCTTCACGTCGGCGTGGCTGCCGGTGGAGATGGGAGAGATCGGGCGAGCATTGCTCGCTTATGCCGTCATTCCGCTTGTGGCCGCGCAGCTCTTTCGAAAGCGGTGGGGGGAGCTGCCCGCCATCACGCGCCTCGGGTTTTGGGCGCTCGCCCTTGTTGTCCTGGCGATGTTCGCCAGCCATGGGCGGATCGTCCTCGCTCATCCCACGCTCTTTCTGCGGCTCGCCCCTCCGATGCTGCTCTTCTACATACTCTCGCTGACGCTCTCGCAGGTCATAGCGCGTAGTCTTCGCTTTCCGCGGGAATGCGCGTTGGCGTTGGCCTGCACGGTGATGGCGCGGAATTCACCACTCGTCTTGCCGCTTGCCGTGGTCCTCTTCCCCGAGCATCCGATCGTCGCGCTCAGCCAGTTGATCGAACCGATCGTGGAGATTCCCACGCTCATCCTCTTCTCGGCGGTCGCGAGGCGATGGGCCGTCGAGGAGGTGAGCATCCCTCGCGCTTGACGCGCGCTCCGGTGGATTGGTAGTTTCACGGGTTCGAGCGCGCATATGGACGTCTTTCCGGAGGAGGAGATTCTCGGTCGAGCGTATGACGCCCGATTGATGCGACGGCTCCTCGGCTATCTCCGGCCGCATCGGCGGATATTACTAGTGGCCGTCCTCCTCACCATCTCCACATCGCTTGTTCAACTTGCTGGGCCTGCCCTCACGGTCATCGCCGTGGACCTCTTCATTCATCCTCGCCCCACGGTGAGTCCTGTGGCCGCGCTCGCCGAGCGCTTGTGGCAAGCTCTGGGATGGTCGCTCTCTCCGCTCGAAGGTCTGCATCTGGTCGGAGGGCTCTTTCTCGCCGCGCTCTTCGTGCAATTCGCCCTCACCTACGGCCAGACGATGCTCGTGCAAACGCTCGGACAGCGGCTCATGTTCGATCTCCGGCAGCAAATCTTCGATCATCTGCAGCGGGTGGACGTGCGATTTTACGATCGCAATCCGGTGGGCCGATTGATGACGCGTTTGACGACGGACGTGGATGCGCTGAACGAGCTGTTCACGGCCGGCGTGGTCGCTTTCGTCCAGGACATCTTCCTACTGCTGGGAATCGTCGGCCTCATGTTCTACTTGAACTGGCGCTTGGCGCTGGCCGCCTTCTTGGTCCTTCCGCTGCTCGTCCTCGTGACGATGTGGTTCCGAACGAACGCGCGTCGAGCATATCGCGAAGTGCGCACGCGCATCGCCCGCATCAATGCATTCTTGCAAGAACACATCACCGGCATGGCGACCGTCCAGCTCTTCAATGAAGAGCGGCGGAGCTTCGAGCGCTTCGATCGCCTCAATGCCGATCATCGTCGCGCTCATCTGGAGACGATCTTTTACTACGCCGTCTTCTTCCCAGCCGTGGAGCTGGTGGGCGCCATCGGAATCGCCCTCATCATCTGGTACGGCGGGCATCAGGTCTTGGCCGGCTCGGTGACGCTCGGCGCGTTGATCGGGTTCGTGCAACTCTCGCAGCGGTTCTTCCAGCCGATCTCCGATCTGAGCGAGAAGTACAACATCTTGCAATCGGCGATGGCGGCCGCCGAGCGCATCTTCGCCTTGCTCGATACGCCTGTGGGGATTGTCTCGCGAGGAGGATATCGGCCGCGGCATGTGCGGGGGCACCTCGCATTTCGTCACGTGTGGTTTGCGTATGAAGGGGAGGAGTGGGTCCTGCGCGACGTCTCCTTCGAGGTGCGCCCTGGGGAGACGGTCGCCCTCGTCGGGCCGACGGGAGCGGGCAAGACGACGATCGCGCACTTGCTGCTTCGCTTCTATGACGTGCAGCGAGGAGCGATCTTACTCGATGGCGTGGACATCCGCGAGTGGGACCTGCAGGCCTTGCGGCGCGCTTTCGCCTTGGTGCCGCAAGATGTCTTCCTCTTCTCGGGCGACATCGTGACGAACATTCGCTTGGGCGAGACGACTTTCTCGGAAGAGCGGGTGCGCGAAGCGGCGCGTCGCGTTCACGCGCAGGAACTCATCGAGCGCTTGCCGAGGGGGTATGACACGGAGGTGGGCGAACGAGGCGCGCGCTTGTCCACGGGGCAGAAGCAATTGATCGCCTTCGCGCGAGCGCTCTGCTTCGATTCACCGATCCTCATCTTGGATGAAGCGACAGCCAGCGTGGATCCGCGCACGGAGGGGCTCATCCACGAGGCCCTGGAGACGCTGCTGGTCGGGCGCACGAGTCTGATCATCGCGCATCGGCTCTCGACGATTCAGCGAGCCGATCAGATCATCGTATTGCACAAAGGGCGCGTCCGAGAGATCGGCACGCACGCGGAGCTATTGCGGCGAGATGGCCTCTATGCGCGACTCTATCGCTTGCAATATCGCCAGATGGTGGGGCGAGCTGTCGAGGGGGGATGAGAGGGCGCTCGTCGCCGATCGCGCGAAGGAAGATCTCGTGGACGCATTACCGATATGAGACGACGATGGCTCATCGTGCTCCTGGTGGGACTCGGGGGAGGGGGAATCCTTGGCGGATTCTTGATCTGGCGGGGGCGCGGGCTGGAAGATCGGATCCTCGTCTTCGGAAACGTGGAGGCGACGGAGGTGGAGATCGCCTTCAAGGTCTCGGGGCGGATCGTGGAGCTTCCCGTGCGCGAGGGAGAAATGGTAAGGCGGGGAGCGGTGCTTGCGCGGCTCGATCGCGAGACTCTGGAACGGCAGCGGGATCGCGCGGTGGCTGCTCTCCGTATCGCCGAATCGCAAGTGGCGCAACTACGCACGGCGATCGCTCATCTGCGTGAGACCGTCGAGGCACAGATCGTCGAGCGGCAGGCCGCCCTCGAACAAGCCGAAGCGCAACTTCGGGAGTTGCTCGCGGGATCCCGCACGCAGGAGATCGAGCAAGCGCGCGCGGCCGTACAAGCGGCTCGCGCCGAATGGGAGCGCGCGCAGCGAGATTGGGAGCGCGCGCGGACGCTTTATGAACGCGATGAGATCTCGACGGCGCACTATGACCAGGCGCGGACGCGCTATGAACAGGCGAGCGCTCAACTCCAGCAGGCCGAGCAACGATTGGCCCTTTTGCTGGAAGGACCGCGGCGAGAGCAGATCGAGGCGGCGCGCGCGCAAGTCGCGCGAGCGCGCGCGGCCATGCGTCAGGCCGAAGCGCAGCGTCTGGAGGTGCGCCGCCGCGAGCAGGAATTGGCGATGCGCGAGGCCGAGCGCGAACGCGCGCGCGCTGAGCTGGCACTGATTGAGACGCAGTTGCGAGAGGCGGTCGTCACGGCACCCTTCGACGGTATCGTGTTGACGAAGGTAGCGGAAGTGGGGGAAGTCGTCGCCGCGGGCGCGACGATCCTCACCCTCGGGGATCTACGACGCCCGTGGGTGCGGGCCTACATCGGCGAGCGCGACCTCGGACGGGTGAAGCTCGGCGCGCGCGTTCGGGTGACGACCGATTCTTTCCCCGATCGGATTTATTGGGGGCGCGTCTCGTTCATCGCTTCAGAGGCCGAGTTCACGCCTAAGCCGATTCAGACGCCGGAAGAGCGCGTCCGCTACGTCTACCGGATCAAGATCGAGGTCGAGAACCCGAATTTGGAACTCAAGGTGAATATGCCGGTCACGGCCGAGATCCTCTTAGAGCGTCCGTAAGCGGAGACGCGGCCGGAGCACGATGGAACGCATCTCCACGGACATCGTCGTTCGCGCACGCGGGGTGACGCGGCGCTTTGGGGAGTTAGTGGCTGTGGAGCGTCTCGATCTGGAAGTGCGGCGGGGGGAGATCTTCGGCCTCGTGGGACCCGATGGGGCGGGGAAGACGACGGTGCTCCGCATGCTCTGCGGGGTGTTAGAGCCGGAGGCGGGGGAGATCGAGGTGGTCGGATACGATGTGCGCCGACAGCGCGAGCTGATTCGGGAGCACGTCGGCTATGTGGCTCAGCGTCCCGGGATCTACGACGATCTCTCGGTCGAGGAGAACGTGCGCTTCTATGCCGATCTCTATGGTCTCCCGGCCCGAGTGCGCGAAGCGCGCATGGGGGATCTCTTGCGCGTGACGCGTTTGGAGCCGTTTCGCCAATACCGAGCCCATCAGCTCTCCGGCGGCATGCGACAGAAGCTCGCACTGGCTTGTGCGCTCATACATCGTCCGCAGATCCTCTTTCTGGACGAGCCGACGACCGGCATTGATCCGATCTCTCGGCGAGACGTCTGGGCGCTCCTGGCTGAGTTGCGAAGGGAAGGAGTGACGATCGTCTTCACGACGGCTTATCTCGAGGAAGCGGAGCGGGCGACGCGCCTCGGCTTCCTGTATCGCGGGCGGGTGCTCAGGTGCGCTCCAGCCGAAGCGCTGCGCAGCGAATTCTCTGAACGGGGGTGCGAGATCCTGACGCCCGATCACGCGAAGGCGCGACGCGTGCTTCAACACTGCGAGGGCCTCGTGAGCGTCGAACTCTTCGGCGCCGCTCTTCGTGTCTTCTTCGATCCCACGTGTGCTTCGCCGGAGACTGTCAAGCGCGCGCTGGAAGCCCACGGGATCGCTGAGGTGACGGTGCGACGATTCGTCCCTTCTTTGGAAGACGTCTTCATCGCTCTGATCCGCCAGCACGAGCCACTCAGGAGGGACGCATGAGCGGATCGAGGGGAGAGGATTGGGCCATCGAGGTCGAGGGATTGGTTAAGCGATTCGGCGCGTTCGTCGCCGTGGATCACATCAGCTTTCGCGTGCGGCGGGGAGAGATCTTCGGGCTCCTCGGGCCGAACGGTGCGGGCAAATCCACGACGATTCGCATCCTCTGCGGATTGCTCCTGCCGACGGAGGGACGGGTGCGCGTAGATGGCCTCGATGTCCCGACGCATGCCGAACACGTCAAGCGGCGCATCGGTTACATGTCGCAGCGGTTCTCCCTCTACGGGGATTTGACCGTCGAGGAAAACGTGGAGTTCTTCAGTGGCCTCTATGGCGTCGCGCGCGAACGCCGGCGCGAGCGCCTGGAGGAGGTCCTGAAGATGGCGGGGCTCACCGCGCGACGGCGCGCGCTCGTGCGCGTGCTCCCTGGGGGCTTGAGGCAACGATTGGCGCTCGCCTGCGCGCTCGTGCATGAGCCGCCGATCCTCTTCTTGGATGAACCGACCGCGGGCGTCGATCCGATCGCGCGCCGTCAATTCTGGGAGATGATCGCGCGCCTCTCGGAGGCCGGTCGTACGATCCTGGTGACGACGCATTATATGGACGAGGCGGAACGGTGCCATCGGTTGGCCCTCATGCACCGAGGGCGGATCGTCGCGCTCGATGCCCCAGCCGCTCTCGCCCGAGCGCTCTCCTCGGTGGTGTTCCTGCGCGTCGAATCCTCGGATGTGTTGGAGAGCGCGAAGGCGCTCGAGCGGGAGGCGACGGTCGAACAGATCGCTTTCTCTGGCCCCGGTCTTCATCTTCGCGTTCGCGATCCACATCGGGCGAGCGAACGGATTCGACAACTCTTGCACGCCCGAGGGATCGCGCTCTCTCGACTGGAAGTCGTCCCGCCTTCGATGGAGGACGTCTTCGTAGCCCTGATCGAAGAGAAGGAGCGGAGCGAACGGTGACGTGGCGACGGACATGGGCGGTCGCTCGGAAAGAGTTCCTCCACATTCGACGCGATCCGAGGAGTCTCCTGCTCGCGCTCGCCGTGCCCGTCGTCTTATTGCTTCTGTTCGGATATGCGTTGCGCCTGGACGTTGATCGCATCCCCATGCTCGTGCGAGATGCCGACGGCAGCCCACAGAGTCGGGAGTTGATCGCCCGCTTCGCCGGCTCGCGCTTCTTCGAGGTGATCGGCATGGTCGAAGATGAAGCGAGCATCGCGCGCGAGATGGATCGCAACCGTTGCTTGATGGCGCTCGTGATCCCTTCCGAATATTCGCGCCGGTGGCTTCGCGGGGAGCGGGCGTCCATTCAACTGCTCCTGGATGGGAGCGATTCGAATACAGCTTCGATCGCTCTTGGCTACGCGGAGACCGTGCTGCGGACGTATGCCGGGGAATGGCAAGTGTCCGTCTTGCGGCGTTCGACGGGACAGCCGATGAAGCCCCCGCTCGATCCGCGCGTGCGCGTCTGGTATAACAGCGAGCTTCGGTCGCGCAATTACATCGTCCCCGGGTTGATCGCCATCATCCTGATGATCATCGCCGCGTTACTCACTTCGCTCACCATCGCGCGCGAATGGGAGGTGGGGACGATGGAGCAACTGCTCTCGACGCCGGTGCGAGCTTCTGAGATCGTTCTCGGGAAGATGCTCGCGTTCTTCACCATCGGAGTGCTCGATCTGCTCATCGCGCTCGTGGTGGGGGTCTTCTTCTTTCGCGTGCCACTGCGTGGCAATCCGCTTGAGGTTCTCCTGATGGGGGGGCTCTTCCTCTTTGGCGCGCTTGGGTGGGGGGTGTTCATCTCCGCGCTCGTGCGCTCGCAAGTCTTGGCGTATCAATTGGGCGTGATCACGTCATTCCTGCCAACTTTCCTGCTCTCGGGCTTCATCTTCGCCATCGAGAACATGCCGCCGATCGTGCAGGGGCTGACTTATCTCATCCCCGCGCGATATTTCATCGTGATCTTGCGTGGTCTCTTTCTGAAGGGGATCAGCCTGGAGATGCTCGTGGGGGAGGTGGCGTTTCTGATCGGATACGCGGGAGCGGTCTTCGCCCTCGCCACACGGCGCGTGCGACGAGGATTGGCGTGAGATGTGGGATCGCCTTTGGGAGATGATTCGGAAAGAGTGGCGGCAGGCGTTGCGCGAGCCGCGGATGCGCGTCCTGCTGTTTCTGCCGCCAGTAATTCAGCTCATGATCTTCGGCTATGCCGTCAATCTGGATGTGGAGCGCGCGCCGATCGCGTGGATGGATGGGGATCGGACGCCGGCCAGTCGCGCTTTGCGGGCGGCCTTTGAGGGATCGCCCCATTTTCGCATAGTCGCCACCCCAACGCGCGAGGATGAGGGACGTGAGCTTCTGGATCGCGGGCGCATCCTCATGCTCGTGCGCGTGCAGCCGGGCTTCGCCGAGCAGGTGAGGCGAGGGGAGACGGCCGCCGTGCAAATCCTCATTGAGGGGACAAACTCGAACACGGCCTCCATCCTCACCACCTACGCGACCCGCGTCGTCCTTCGCTACGCCGACGAGGTGATGGCCGAGCGCGAACACCGCGCGCTGAGAGCGCTCGCCTTCGACCGCGATGCCCCGATCGTTGTCCCCAAGCTGGATGTGCGAACGCGCGTGTGGTTCAATCCCGATCTCCGCAGCCGGAATTATTTCGTCCCCGGCGTTCTGGTCAACATCATCGCCATTGTCACATTGATCCTCACGGCGATGGCCATCGTGCGCGAGCGCGAGCTGGGGACGATGGAGCAACTTCTCGTGACGCCGATTCGTCCGGTGGAATTCGTCCTCGGGAAGACCGTACCGTTCGCCATCGTCGGCCTCGTTGATGTCGTCTTGGTGACGAGCGCGGCGTTGCTCATCTTCCGCGTTCCGTTTCGAGGGAGCGTGCTCGTTCTCATGCTGGGAGCGATCCTCTTCGTCTTGACGACACTCGGGGTGGGCGTCCTCCTCTCGACGATCTCTCGAACGCAACAGCAAGCGATGCTCGCCTCGTTTTTCTTCTTCATGCCGGCCTTCACGCTGAGTGGATTCGCCTTTCCGATTCGCAACATGCCCGTGCTCGTGCAATATCTCACCTATGCCAACCCCGTGCGGTATTTCTTAGAGATCGTGCGTGGGGTGTTCTTGAAGGGGACGGGAATCGCCGTCCTGTGGCCGCAGATGGTGGCACTGCTAGCGTTCGGGGTGACCGTTTTCGGCGTGAGCATCTGGCGATTCCGACGACGGCTGGAATAGTCTCCTCCGATTCGAGAGGCGTGGGGGCCGAGCGCCGCTCGTAGCGTCACAGCAGTGGTTCCGGAATGGCCGCGCCGTCTTTTCGCGGATCGGAAGCCCCGAAGTTCACCCCGGTCGCGAAATCCCGCGCGACGGCTTGTCCACCACCCATTTGTGAGGAGTAAGCCCCACGCACTTGAAGCTGATGGCCGAGCGCCCGCAGCTCTTCGCGCACCCCTTCGGGAACGCGCGCTTCGATCTGCACGTCGCAGCCGCCGAAAGTCCGTTTGGTGAAGCGCGCGGCCTCGAGCGCTTCTTGGATGTTCATCCCGTGATCCACAATGTTAGAGACGAACTGCGCATGCGCTTGCGCTTGATTCCAGCCACCCATGATGCCGAAGGCGATGCGCACGCTCCCGCGCTCCATGAAGGCCGGGATGATCGTGTGCAACGGACGTTTCCTCGGCGCCAGCGCGTTCGGGTGCGCCGGATCGAAGCTGAAGAGCGCCCCGCGATTCTGAAGCGCGAAGCCCGTTCCTTCGGCGACGAGCCCGGATCCGAAGCTCTCGTAGTTGCTTTGGATGAGGGAGACCATGTTCCCCTCGCGGTCCACGACGCTCAGATACACGGTCTCATCCCCCGCATCCACGGGCGTCCCCGGTTCGACCTCGCATTGCGCTTTCGCGAGATCAATGCGACGGGCGCGCTCGCGCGCATACGCCTTCGAGAGAAGCCCGGAGACAGGAATGCGCGCGAAGCGCGGATCGGCGACATAGCGGATCAAGTCCGCGTAGGCGAGTTTCTTCGCCTCGATCATAACATGGAGCGCCCGCGTCGAATTGTGTCCGAACTCTCCCAGAGGGAATTGCTCCATGATGTTCAGCATGATCAAAGCGGCGATGCCTTGCCCATTGGGAGGAAGCTCGTAGACGGTCCATCCGCGATAGGTCGTCGAGATCGGTTCAACCCATTCGCTGGAGAACTCCGCGAGATCAGCAGCCGTCATCATCCCTCCGTGTCGTCGGAGGGTATTCAGCAATCGCCTCGCGATCTCACCTTTGTAGAAGGCTTCGGGGCCGTGCGTGGCGATTTGCCGATAGCTCCACGCCAGATCGGGATTGCGAAAGACTTCGCCGACGCGCGGCGCGCGACCTTCGGGCAAATATGTTCGCGCGGCTGACTCGTCCTGGCGCAGCAGCCGTTCGTTGGCCGCCCATAGCGCGGCGACCAGCTCCGTGATGGGAACGCCTTCCTCGGCATAGCGAATCGCCGCTGCGAAGAGATCAGCCCATTTCAAGCGCCCGAAGCGGGCGTGCAGCTTCGCCCATCCATCTACAGTCCCCGGCACCGTCACCGTGTGGACGCCGCGCTGCGGCATCGTCGTATGCCCCTGGCGTTTGAGGAATTCGATCGTCAATCCCGATGGCGCCCATCCGCTGGCGTTCAATCCGTAGAGCCGACCCGTCCGCGCGTCATAAACGAGCGCGAACAGATCGCCCCCGATCCCATTGCTCATCGGCGCGACCAGCCCCATCATGGCGTTAGCCGCGATCGCCGCGTCCACGGCGTGTCCCCCGCGCGCCAAGATCATCGCGCCCACCTGCGACGCCAACGGATGCTCGCTCGCGACGATGCCATGGCGCGAGATCACCATCGAGCGGGCTTGCCACCGGTCTTGGGCGGCGGTTCCCGATTCGATCGTCTTCCAAGCGAAGAGGGGGATTACCATCAGAACGCCCAGCGAGCATGCGCTCATCGCCATCATGCTCTTCATCGGCCCTTCCTCCTTCGTCGCCGCAAATTGTATGCATGAGGCATGCCCGAGGGCAACCGCTATCCGCGCGCAGAGTCTCAGTGGGAGCGTGGAGACTTTCGGCGAATCGCGTCGAGAGGGAGGGAGCTGGTGTCTCATCCCCGCGAGGGATGTCTCCGGCTCATTTGGAAGCCACTTGGGCGCAAGAAGCGTCCCAGTTCACAGGACTCGCCGCTCACTCGCCGAGGAGCATCTTCAACTCTTCCACGCGGCGACTGATCTCCGCTGGGGAGAGGTGTCGGTATTTCGGTGGGATCATCTCGCGCGAGGTCGCTTCCAAGATGGCCACGAGCGTTTGATATTCCAACGCCAGCTCATCGCGCGCAGGGATGAATTCGCGGGCGACGCGTTCGAGATCTTCGGGGAGGACGACATCCCGCTGCGCTTGTCGGGCCAGACGGCGCGCGCGAATGAGCATGGATTCGATGTCGGCGCCAGAGAGCTCCTGCGGATGCCGAGTGATAGGCGACCAATCTTCGATGGCGTGTCGAATCTTGTTCTTCCGCAGCATGGCCTGCACGATCTCCCATCGCTCCTCTTCACTCTGCGGATAAAAGAGGGAGATGTGCTCCTCGCAACGGCCCTGTCGCTTCAGGTCAATGGGGAGGAGATCGGGACGACAGGTCATGAGGATCCAGAGGATGCGCCCGCGATTCCGCGTATCCCCCATCGCGCTCGCGATTCGAGAGAAGACACGAGCGCTCACGCCACTATCCCCCTCAGTGCGTCGCGTCCCCAGCGCAGCATCGGCTTCATCAACGAGCACGACGATGGGCGCTAGCGCCTGCAGCAAACTGAGGATCTTCTCCAGGTTCGCCTCGGTCGAACCCACCCACTTCTCCCGGAAGTTCTTGAACTCGACGACATTCAATCCGCAGTCTTTCGCGAAGCATTCCGCCAGGAACGTCTTCCCCGTCCCCACGGGACCCGAGATGAGAATGCCCATGGGCGCTTCCTCCCATCGCCCTTGGCGGATCGTCTCGGCGATGCTGCGGAGGAACTCCTTGGCGCTCTTCATCCCGCCCACGCTCTCCAATCCGTGTTCGGGCGTCACGAATTCGATGAGTCCAAAGCATTCGCTCTCGATGATCGCCTTCTTCTTCAATCGCACCGCTTCGAAGGTCAATCCGTCCGGATCCAATTGCGCGCTTCGCAAGAGCGCGTTCAGATGGACGCGGTTCAATCCCGAGGTGAGCTGCGCCAGTTGGCGCTCATCCATCTCCATCTTCACTTGGGGATGACGCGTTCGGAAGTGGCGGATGAAGTCGAGGCGTTCGGCTTCATCCGGATAGGGGATCTCGATCGTCACCAGGCGCGAATTCTGTCGGACGCGCGCGTTGACATCGGCGAGGCTCTCAGCGATGAGGATGACGATGTTGTCCGAATGCAAGAGGCGCGCGCTGGTGATCCAGCGCTGCAACGTCACGAGGGCATGGCGATCCTCGCCGCTCAAGTGTCCGATCTCTCCGGCTGGAGCGAGCGTCTCCAAGAAGGTGAGGATGACGGCGACCTGATCGCCGTGGAAGAGATAGCGCTCGATGAGCGGGAGAGCGCGACTCGGCTCTCGAGGGAGCGCTCGCAGGGCCTCGCGGCCGAGCAACGGATCGGCCACGCGCGCGTGAGCGAGGAATTGGCGCTCCACCTCCGGGGAGCTGAAGGTGATCCCCGCGCTCCGATTGTAGAAAACGACGTTCTTGTTCCCGAGCAGCTTCCGTTGCAGGAACGTGAGCAGATCTACATATTGACCGTTGGCGGGAATGAGGTCGTAGATGTTGTGATGGAGGAGGAAATGACTCGCTTCGCCAGCGTAATACTTTCGCACCAATTCGCCCGCCCAACGAGGCAGGCGCACGATCTCTTCGAGCGAGAGAAAAGGTTTTGGTCGCGACATGACGCTATTGGCGCTCAGGCGTCAGCGGCGGCGCTTGCTGGCGCTCCAGGGCCTCCAAGGCGCTCATGATCGGCGCCGTCTCTTCCAGGACCGAGCGCGTCATCTCGATGCTCGAGAGCACGGATTCGAAATCGAGCGCCGCGATGCTCTCGACCGAAGACATCGTCATGACTTTGTCGTTGACCAGCCCGAAGAAATTCTCGATCGTTTGAAGTTGCGCTTCGAGGAGCTTCGTCGCTCGTTCAATGCTCTCATATTCAGCGAGGCGCGCCCGCAGGATGTTCAGGTTGTTCTCGATCACCTTCCGGGTCTTCTCATCGGCCGAGGCCAACTGACGCTCCGCCTGGGCGATTTGGTTCATGATGGCCTGACGATTGAACGCCCGGAGGTGCGTCTTGCAGCGCCGATAGAGATCGAGGAAATCCACGAAGCGTTCCCACATCGCATCGAGCGTGCGAATATCGGCGGGCACGTCCTTGGAACGGGTGAAACGCATGTAGTTGGCGTAGATCTGCTTCTTCAGCCAGCGGAGATACTCCACGGCTTCTCGCTCGCGCGGATCGAACGATTTGATCAACTCTTCGCGAGCCCGCTGGCGTTCCGCGGCCGCGCGTTGCCGCTGCCGGCGTTCCACCAAGCGTTGATAGGCCGTCGTCGCCGGCACCGTCAGCAAATAAAGGACCTCGGCGGCAGCGCCGCCGAGCAGGATGAGCTTCTCCAAAGGAGGCGGAGCATAAACGGCCGCGGCGAGCACGCCGACGATCGCCCAGAGATTCACCGGCTCTTTGAGCGCCTCCCAGACGTAAGCGATTCTTCTCGGCATCGTGAGATCCCCACTCCTGATCGTCAACGCCAGGCGCAGCAGGACGTTCGGCCGTCCCTTGCGACGTCGAGGGATCGCCGGAGCTGAAGGAAAGCTGCGCGCGTGGCGATTCGTTGGATTCGGCTCATCCTTCCGTGGTCTTCAGCGGCTCGGAGCGCGTCG from Blastocatellia bacterium encodes the following:
- the ggt gene encoding gamma-glutamyltransferase gives rise to the protein MKSMMAMSACSLGVLMVIPLFAWKTIESGTAAQDRWQARSMVISRHGIVASEHPLASQVGAMILARGGHAVDAAIAANAMMGLVAPMSNGIGGDLFALVYDARTGRLYGLNASGWAPSGLTIEFLKRQGHTTMPQRGVHTVTVPGTVDGWAKLHARFGRLKWADLFAAAIRYAEEGVPITELVAALWAANERLLRQDESAARTYLPEGRAPRVGEVFRNPDLAWSYRQIATHGPEAFYKGEIARRLLNTLRRHGGMMTAADLAEFSSEWVEPISTTYRGWTVYELPPNGQGIAALIMLNIMEQFPLGEFGHNSTRALHVMIEAKKLAYADLIRYVADPRFARIPVSGLLSKAYARERARRIDLAKAQCEVEPGTPVDAGDETVYLSVVDREGNMVSLIQSNYESFGSGLVAEGTGFALQNRGALFSFDPAHPNALAPRKRPLHTIIPAFMERGSVRIAFGIMGGWNQAQAHAQFVSNIVDHGMNIQEALEAARFTKRTFGGCDVQIEARVPEGVREELRALGHQLQVRGAYSSQMGGGQAVARDFATGVNFGASDPRKDGAAIPEPLL
- a CDS encoding ATP-binding protein; protein product: MSRPKPFLSLEEIVRLPRWAGELVRKYYAGEASHFLLHHNIYDLIPANGQYVDLLTFLQRKLLGNKNVVFYNRSAGITFSSPEVERQFLAHARVADPLLGREALRALPREPSRALPLIERYLFHGDQVAVILTFLETLAPAGEIGHLSGEDRHALVTLQRWITSARLLHSDNIVILIAESLADVNARVRQNSRLVTIEIPYPDEAERLDFIRHFRTRHPQVKMEMDERQLAQLTSGLNRVHLNALLRSAQLDPDGLTFEAVRLKKKAIIESECFGLIEFVTPEHGLESVGGMKSAKEFLRSIAETIRQGRWEEAPMGILISGPVGTGKTFLAECFAKDCGLNVVEFKNFREKWVGSTEANLEKILSLLQALAPIVVLVDEADAALGTRRTEGDSGVSARVFSRIASAMGDTRNRGRILWILMTCRPDLLPIDLKRQGRCEEHISLFYPQSEEERWEIVQAMLRKNKIRHAIEDWSPITRHPQELSGADIESMLIRARRLARQAQRDVVLPEDLERVAREFIPARDELALEYQTLVAILEATSREMIPPKYRHLSPAEISRRVEELKMLLGE